Proteins encoded in a region of the Raphanus sativus cultivar WK10039 chromosome 8, ASM80110v3, whole genome shotgun sequence genome:
- the LOC130499056 gene encoding uncharacterized mitochondrial protein AtMg00810-like: MILRELPFVKCSKEPSVYRRCIKRHLLVDAFYVDDLFITGSNVLHINEFKREMSAEFEMSDLGRLTYYLGIEVIQHQGGITLSQKSYAIKILEEAGMTSCNLAHTPMDSGLKLSKSEEERSIDATIYRRNIGCLSYLLHTRLDLSYCVGVLSRYMQDLKESHGAAMKQCLRYFQGTVGYGLTFGNTIERTTRLVGYSDSSHNVDQDDGKSTIIYHEFDSILAMVYKEF, encoded by the coding sequence ATGATTCTCAGGGAACTTCCATTCGTTAAATGCTCAAAGGAGCCATCAGTGTATCGAAGGTGTATAAAACGGCATCTTCTAGTCGACGCCTTCTATGTTGACGACTTGTTTATCACGGGATCAAACGTACTTCACATCAACGAGTTCAAACGAGAGATGTCAGCTGAATTCGAGATGAGTGATCTTGGGAGATTGACATACTATCTTGGGATTGAAGTTATTCAGCATCAAGGAGGAATTACTCTGAGTCAAAAGAGTTATGCAATAAAGATACTAGAAGAAGCAGGAATGACAAGCTGTAACTTAGCACACACGCCTATGGACTCTGGTTTGAAACTATCGAAGTCAGAAGAGGAGAGGTCTATTGATGCAACAATTTATCGAAGGAATATCGGCTGCTTAAGTTACCTACTACACACACGCCTAGACTTGTCTTATTGTGTTGGGGTACTCAGCCGGTATATGCAAGATCTCAAAGAGTCTCATGGAGCAGCCATGAAACAATGTTTGCGATATTTTCAAGGTACTGTGGGGTATGGTCTAACGTTTGGGAACACTATCGAAAGGACTACACGACTTGTTGGTTACAGTGACTCGAGTCACAATGTCGATCAAGATGACGGCAAAAGTACAATcatataccatgaatttgactcgattttagccatggtatataaggAGTTTTAG